The genome window GCCCATGATACATATTAAAAAAGAAGGTAATCACATGATTATGGTCATCCTTTTGATCCCCTCTGCAGGCAACCCTGATCAACTGGGAAGGCCAGTACTTTAAAATAGACCACAGTTGAAAGGAAATTGCAGAAGATTGCAATAGCAAGCCAGTTCTTCATCATGCCAAGATAACTGCTAATATTCAGGTGTTATactatttaaaaatatacatgtTATATTCCAGCTGAAGTTGCAATAGGTTGCCTTGTGACTCCTTGAATTCAAATTGGCAAAATTTTAACCAGACTAAATTTTGAAGTCTTAAACTAGAGATGAAATAGCATAAAATTGATATATAGTTGATATACGAAAAATAAAGATAATTGGATAaccttttgtgtatgtgtgtttaaagCTGAACCAGTGAGTCACAGCAAGAGTAGAGTTGAAGTCCCTGAGCAGAGCCAGATTATGATCTGAATGGCACAAGTCTAGCTTGTATTAAATGTGGTAGCTTCCTGTTTTCAATTTCTCATGACTACTTATTATGATTAAaactaaatacatttttatttatgataATGCGTTTTAAAAACAAGTCAAAATAGAGGACAGTATTCTATTTTTGTTGATCCATCTGGGATGTTCAGAATAACTTGAATCACTTCTAGTCTGAACAATTTACTCCTGGAAAATTATCAACTGACCACTAAAAAGCCTGGTCTAGAGGAGGCACAGCAGTGGTCTGAACAAGATAGCTCTCTTGTTCTTCAGAACATCCTATTCCCAAATCTCACATTTTGCATTTGCCTACTAAGATATCAGGTGCACATTTGCCATAAGCAGCACTCCTTGCTAATGGGAAAGACACACAACCAATCAGTTTGAGTACCCTCTGGTCAGAATTCCACAAGCACAATTGAAATCCAGCTTCACCCCAGGTCTGGTCCATTGTGCAGCAtacaaaaccatgccccctccactctgcagaaaaacctctctccatggaaccagtccctgataCCCAAAAAATTTGGGGGCCGCTGCCTTAAACCTTTGTAAACTTAGTTGTAATAGAGAAACAAAAATAATCCTAAAAGATCCCATTGGATTGATATAGCCAGCCAAGCCTCGTTAGGTAATCAGTGGAAAAGGGGGATCTGTAAGTTCTGGCCCCCAACTTCATTAGAAGGCCTGACAAGATGTCACTAGGACCCGCCCAATAATCAGTCTCACTGCCAAGCACGGATACCATTGTCATTATCCAGCTGGTGGAGATGGGTTGTGTCCTCTAATTCATAATCAGATGTGTATGATGGGAATCCTGTAGAATCTGAGAAGCGGGCAGGAGGGGTGGTTTCTAAAGCTCCTCCACCTGACTGCAGCTCTGGGGAATCATTCCACAATGTTGGGATTGGTTCTTGTGAGTATTCTGCTGGGAAAAACATACAAGTCATTTAGTGTTTTTGGCAATCCAGAACAGGCCAAAACCTGTGCTAAAAAGTACCAGTACAGCTGAGCATAAACAAGCAGAGAAAGTGGAAAGGAAGTTTTTCAGAATTTCTCCAAGGGAGTAAGATCTTCTCTAAAAGAATACTTTTTTAAAGGTAGGTGTCTCCTTTAGCAGCCTTTGCAGCACAGCTACAGAAAAAAGCCCACGGGAGGACTCTCCTGATGAGGCtttcactggattttttttttttaaaagccggaTAATTTGCTCTTCCTGTCATTAGTCTAAGCCACAATCAGTAGTTTTGTACCTAAAAAACATCTTCTAACAGAAACTGCTATAAAAAATAGAGAGCACTGCCCTCTGCTGGTTAAAGTCTGAAAGGTTGTAAGTAACTCAGCAACTGGTATGCAGATGATTTTTTTGATAGGCAAGAAggctagatagataagagagagaaagagagagatgatagataatagcatGATTGTTTTGAAGGGGAAAACATGGCTGATGCTCAAGTCTGCTTGTTTTGAAATGAAGTTTTGAACAATCCAATTATATTTTATGGAATTTTATGTactttatattttcatatatttttatcttaatattatatcatacatggactactTCAGGAGATTACAgctggaaaaaatatttatttttaataattaaatagtaATCTATGTAATAAATAACACCTTACAACTttataaaataaatctttattaactggaaataaaaaatatcaaaattcTTTAAAATGGCAAGGATAAATTTCTTAACTTTTATAGTGACCAGCGGAATACAAGCAAAATCCAGGTTTTCCTCTTTACTTCATCTTGCTTTGTCCAAGCAGAGGAGGAGTGAATTTTGGTCATTATTCTGTTTTGCATGCACAAATCCGCCCCCCCACCTTCCTCACAAATGTAGACTTTCTCAAATTTGCTTGTCAGCCTCAAAAGGCATGCAGCCAGAGTAATTTTTAAATCCACAGCTGCATTTAGTTAAAATTTTAGGTAGCATGTGGAAGACAACTAAGGATATTTAAACTGGAAACCATCAGATCAGATTGAGGTATCTGgttcaaaaaataattttgaaaatatctTCCCCATCGCAACAAAGGGTGATAAAAATATGTATCACATTAAggatttttctttcaatttttttgtgAGCACATGCTGTAATTAATAGCAAATTTGAGCATAATTCTTATACTGGAATGATTAAGAACACCTAAAAAGAGGCCTGTAAACTGAAATTTTAAGCCAAATTTATacatagaaattaaaaaatatattgtggCTCTGGGTATGTATCATTTGTTGCCAGATTGTGTCAGCTTTTTACAATTTGTCAGATACTCTACTGAGTGTCCTCCTGAGATGTTTTATCTAAGTTTCTAAGAAAACACATCAAATATAGCCACATAAGGTTTTGCACAGCTTCATTACAAGTAATGACTGATTATATGACATACACTTGGCAGGGAAAATGCATATTTCTACTTACAAATGATATGGACGTATATGCTGGGAAAAAGTATTTAAGGAACAATGTAATGATTGCACTGGGAAGATAGGGAAAGAAGGCTCTGTAGTGAAGCACATTCAATGGGCAAAATGCAATTTGCAGTATTGAACACTTCTGGAaactatatatatagatatatatgtaggtctttggttatttgggttttctcccgcgtaaaattggaagtgtcttggcgacgtttcgacgaagtctcattcgtcatcttcaggcttcagcttcgtgcttctgggagcaatgtgtgactgcagctgtttcttcctttttaactgctagtgggggtttgaactgattgggtgggagcttggctgtgctctgattggatgggggtttttttgt of Ahaetulla prasina isolate Xishuangbanna chromosome 6, ASM2864084v1, whole genome shotgun sequence contains these proteins:
- the SNORC gene encoding protein SNORC produces the protein MTCMFFPAEYSQEPIPTLWNDSPELQSGGGALETTPPARFSDSTGFPSYTSDYELEDTTHLHQLDNDNESLGPGAIGAIVIAALLGTSVIVALIVITLRKCSAS